The following are encoded together in the Xanthomonas sacchari genome:
- a CDS encoding TonB-dependent receptor, with product MSFPQPRPSFRHAATPLALAVATALSLGSAGAAQAQEASADSATQTLDSIVVTGSRLRRVDTETANPVVTISRAQIEATGKATLGDLVQELPSIAGNATNPNTNNGGGTGASVISLRGLGEKRTLVLVNGTRLASNDVNAIPATMIERVEVLSDGASAVYGSDAIGGVVNFILRKGFDGVEASADFGTSSRSDGNRRNFSLTAGKTGERGSIVAGLSYHDIDPVSAGARAYSKDALSLIDGVGVKQGSSATPTGSISFNDGSAAAKALAASNGCSRVTFNGGSSSPTNASQYHCYVASTDSYNYQPYNLLQTPQERTNAFVLGSYRFSDHLEGYVNTYFSKTTSSSIIAPIPIFANGDNFLVSSASYYNPFGVNFGTDRSTGTSYNNFNTRATVLGNRRYEYNTYNFQINPGLRGSFGDSSWQWDASLNYGKVKQKSINYGFLDYAGFNAAVGPSFLAADGTVKCGSAGAVIAGCTPIDVFNLNAASNKAALEALVVNPIVTNVYTVKQFEANANGELFALPAGTASLAVGVSYRKESTSTAADPLWTGDENGMCGVIEYCASVLGGSFSVKEAYAEALFPLLAGLPGVHSLNLTVGSRFSDYDTVGSKTNSKVSLEYRPIENLLLRGTASQVFRAPNISELYAGVAGDAPSVTDPCNGYTGGHAAACANVPTDGSYQQSDNQVGAKASGAAVAGYQLKPETGMSYDFGVVYDPGWVEGLSMSADLWKINLKDTITQVSAQTVLNQCYANDASAFCALIHRNDNGTINYIAEPTVNLGKLWASGADFSLTYRLPDTAWGNFSAGLNGTYVIRYDINPDTTDASTVTIHNAGKYTYAYGNFPRWRALGTLNWNLGDWSASWRIRYIGRTEIGSADTRQSLSADADQPAVVRDIGAYVYHSVQVGYQVKPWNTRFEVGVDNLADRQPPLYYANNVTNANTDVATYDLLGRYYWARATVKF from the coding sequence ATGTCGTTTCCGCAGCCACGCCCTTCCTTCCGTCATGCCGCGACGCCGCTGGCGCTGGCAGTCGCCACGGCCCTGTCGCTGGGGAGCGCAGGGGCGGCGCAGGCGCAGGAGGCGAGCGCCGACAGCGCCACCCAGACCCTGGACAGCATCGTGGTCACCGGCTCGCGCCTGCGCCGCGTCGATACCGAGACCGCCAACCCGGTGGTGACCATCAGCCGCGCGCAGATCGAAGCCACCGGCAAGGCCACGCTCGGCGACTTGGTGCAGGAACTGCCGTCGATCGCCGGCAACGCCACCAATCCCAACACCAACAACGGCGGCGGCACCGGCGCCTCGGTGATCTCGCTGCGCGGCCTCGGCGAGAAGCGCACCCTGGTCCTGGTCAACGGCACGCGCCTGGCCAGCAACGACGTCAATGCGATCCCGGCGACCATGATCGAGCGGGTGGAAGTGCTCAGCGACGGCGCCTCGGCGGTGTACGGCTCGGACGCGATCGGCGGCGTGGTCAACTTCATCCTGCGCAAGGGCTTCGACGGCGTCGAGGCCAGCGCCGATTTCGGCACCAGTTCGCGCAGCGACGGCAACCGCCGCAACTTCTCGCTCACCGCCGGCAAGACCGGCGAGCGCGGAAGCATCGTCGCCGGTCTGTCCTACCACGACATCGACCCGGTCTCGGCCGGCGCGCGCGCGTATTCCAAGGACGCGCTGTCGCTGATCGACGGCGTCGGGGTGAAGCAGGGCTCCTCGGCCACGCCGACCGGCAGCATCAGCTTCAACGACGGCTCTGCCGCGGCCAAGGCGCTGGCGGCCAGCAACGGCTGTTCGCGGGTCACCTTCAACGGCGGCAGCAGCAGCCCGACCAACGCCAGCCAGTACCACTGCTACGTCGCCTCCACCGATTCCTACAACTACCAGCCGTACAACCTGCTGCAGACCCCGCAGGAACGCACCAACGCCTTCGTGCTCGGCAGCTACCGCTTCAGCGACCACCTGGAAGGCTACGTCAACACCTATTTCAGCAAGACCACCTCGTCCTCGATCATCGCGCCGATCCCGATCTTCGCCAACGGCGACAACTTCCTGGTCTCCTCCGCCAGCTACTACAACCCGTTCGGGGTCAACTTCGGCACCGACCGCAGCACCGGCACCTCGTACAACAACTTCAACACCCGCGCCACCGTGCTGGGCAACCGCCGCTACGAGTACAACACCTACAATTTCCAGATCAATCCGGGCCTGCGCGGCAGCTTTGGCGACAGTTCCTGGCAGTGGGATGCCAGCCTCAACTACGGCAAGGTCAAGCAGAAGTCGATCAACTACGGCTTCCTCGACTACGCCGGCTTCAATGCCGCGGTGGGGCCGTCGTTCCTGGCCGCCGACGGCACGGTCAAGTGCGGCAGCGCCGGCGCGGTGATCGCCGGCTGCACTCCGATCGACGTGTTCAACCTCAACGCCGCCAGCAACAAGGCCGCGCTGGAAGCGCTGGTGGTCAACCCGATCGTCACCAACGTCTATACGGTCAAGCAGTTCGAGGCCAACGCCAACGGCGAACTGTTCGCACTGCCGGCCGGCACCGCGAGCCTGGCCGTGGGTGTCTCCTATCGCAAGGAAAGCACCAGCACCGCCGCCGATCCGCTGTGGACCGGCGACGAGAACGGCATGTGCGGCGTGATCGAGTACTGCGCCTCGGTGCTCGGCGGCAGCTTCAGCGTCAAGGAAGCCTATGCCGAAGCGCTGTTCCCGCTGCTGGCCGGGCTGCCGGGCGTGCATTCGCTCAACCTGACCGTGGGCAGCCGCTTCTCCGACTACGACACCGTCGGCAGCAAGACCAACAGCAAGGTCTCGCTGGAGTATCGCCCGATCGAGAACCTGTTGTTGCGCGGTACCGCCTCGCAGGTGTTTCGTGCGCCCAACATCAGCGAGCTGTATGCCGGCGTGGCCGGCGACGCGCCATCGGTCACCGATCCGTGCAACGGCTATACCGGCGGCCATGCCGCGGCCTGCGCCAACGTGCCCACCGACGGCAGCTACCAGCAGTCGGACAACCAGGTCGGCGCCAAGGCCTCCGGCGCGGCCGTGGCCGGCTACCAGCTCAAGCCGGAGACCGGCATGTCCTACGACTTCGGCGTGGTCTACGACCCGGGTTGGGTCGAGGGCCTGTCGATGAGTGCGGACCTGTGGAAGATCAACCTCAAGGACACCATCACCCAGGTCTCGGCGCAGACGGTGCTCAACCAGTGCTACGCCAACGACGCCAGCGCGTTCTGCGCGCTGATCCACCGCAACGACAACGGCACCATCAACTACATCGCCGAGCCCACCGTGAACCTCGGCAAGCTGTGGGCCAGCGGCGCGGACTTCAGCCTCACCTACCGCCTGCCGGACACCGCCTGGGGCAACTTCAGCGCCGGCCTCAACGGCACCTACGTGATCCGCTACGACATCAACCCCGATACCACCGACGCCAGCACCGTCACCATCCACAACGCCGGCAAGTACACCTATGCCTACGGCAACTTCCCGCGCTGGCGTGCCCTGGGCACACTGAACTGGAACCTGGGCGACTGGAGCGCCTCGTGGCGCATCCGCTACATCGGCCGCACCGAGATCGGCAGCGCCGATACCCGCCAGAGCCTGTCGGCCGATGCCGACCAGCCCGCCGTGGTCCGCGACATCGGCGCCTACGTCTACCACAGCGTGCAGGTGGGCTATCAGGTCAAGCCGTGGAACACCCGTTTCGAAGTGGGCGTGGACAACCTGGCCGACCGGCAGCCGCCGCTGTACTACGCCAACAACGTCACCAACGCCAACACCGACGTGGCCACCTACGATCTGCTCGGCCGCTACTACTGGGCGCGGGCGACGGTGAAGTTCTGA
- a CDS encoding glycoside hydrolase family 43 protein, with translation MAAAGAGQIRPGAVWNDRQGVAINAHGAGVLRDRDGTYYWFGEYKTAGAGGNTAQVGVSVYRSRDLLHWDNRGIALQVADDRQSDIAKGAVIERPKVLYNAATGRYVMWFHLERPGQGYKDARVGVAMAERVDGPYRYLRSFRPNGQESRDMTLFQDDDGSAYLFYSSEGNATMHVTRLRSDYLDTEPTFARIFVERWLEAPAVFKQAGRYYFLGSECTGWKPNTAHGATAPSPTGPWTEFGNPARGEDAALTFHSQSAYVLPWPGRPGHFIYLGDRWNPGNPIDGRYVWLPLTLDGQGFRIDWRDAWSPARH, from the coding sequence ATGGCGGCTGCCGGTGCCGGGCAGATCCGCCCCGGGGCGGTGTGGAACGATCGCCAGGGCGTTGCCATCAACGCCCATGGCGCCGGCGTGCTGCGCGACCGCGACGGCACCTACTACTGGTTCGGCGAATACAAGACGGCCGGCGCGGGCGGCAATACCGCCCAGGTGGGCGTGTCGGTGTATCGGTCGCGCGACCTGTTGCATTGGGACAACCGCGGCATCGCGCTGCAGGTAGCCGATGACCGGCAGTCCGATATCGCCAAGGGGGCCGTGATCGAGCGTCCGAAGGTGCTGTACAACGCAGCCACCGGCCGCTACGTGATGTGGTTCCACCTGGAGCGGCCAGGGCAGGGCTACAAGGATGCACGGGTCGGGGTCGCGATGGCCGAGCGGGTGGACGGGCCGTACCGCTACCTGCGTTCGTTCCGGCCCAATGGCCAGGAGTCGCGCGACATGACCCTGTTCCAGGACGACGACGGCAGCGCTTACCTGTTCTACAGCTCCGAAGGCAACGCGACGATGCATGTCACCCGCTTGCGTTCGGATTACCTGGATACCGAACCGACTTTCGCGCGCATTTTCGTCGAGCGCTGGCTGGAGGCGCCGGCGGTGTTCAAGCAGGCGGGGCGCTACTACTTCCTTGGTTCCGAATGCACCGGCTGGAAGCCCAATACCGCGCATGGCGCCACCGCGCCGTCACCGACCGGGCCGTGGACCGAGTTCGGCAATCCGGCCCGTGGCGAGGACGCTGCGCTGACCTTCCACAGCCAGAGCGCCTATGTGCTGCCATGGCCGGGAAGGCCAGGGCATTTCATCTATCTCGGCGACCGCTGGAATCCCGGCAATCCCATCGATGGGCGCTATGTCTGGTTGCCGTTGACGCTGGATGGCCAGGGCTTCCGGATCGATTGGCGCGATGCCTGGTCGCCTGCGCGGCACTGA
- a CDS encoding Ldh family oxidoreductase, with the protein MNPSDTIPLSLDQATTLVERILTHAGFSPAHVQALTHTIVAGERDGCASHGLYRTLSCVATLRNGKVVGDAEPVVHDQAPGIVRVDARGGFSLLAFERGLPLLIEKTRANGLAALAINHCVHFSALWPEVERTTEAGLVALICNPSHAWVTPAGGRTPLLGTNPLAFGWPRVDAPPFVFDFATSAVARGEIELRRRAGQPIPEGWGVDAAGAPTTDPAAVADGGAMLTFGGHKGSALSAMIELIAGPLIGDLTSAESLAHDAGAGASPYHGELILALDPARFLGAERVAHMARAEAFFAAYQDTGARLPSQRRYQARARSLHEGVRIPRDLHRDLLTLLE; encoded by the coding sequence ATGAACCCCAGCGACACCATCCCCCTGTCCCTGGACCAGGCCACCACCCTGGTCGAGCGTATCCTGACCCACGCCGGCTTCAGCCCCGCGCACGTGCAGGCGCTCACCCATACCATCGTCGCCGGCGAACGCGACGGATGCGCCTCGCACGGGTTGTACCGGACGCTCAGCTGCGTAGCGACGCTGCGCAACGGCAAGGTGGTGGGCGATGCCGAGCCTGTCGTGCACGATCAGGCGCCTGGCATCGTGCGGGTCGATGCACGCGGTGGGTTCTCGCTGCTGGCGTTCGAGCGTGGGCTGCCGCTGTTGATCGAGAAGACCCGTGCCAATGGCCTGGCGGCACTGGCAATCAACCATTGCGTGCATTTCTCTGCGCTGTGGCCGGAAGTCGAACGCACCACCGAGGCCGGGCTGGTCGCACTGATCTGCAATCCCAGCCACGCCTGGGTCACGCCGGCCGGCGGACGCACGCCGTTGCTGGGCACCAATCCGCTGGCGTTCGGCTGGCCACGCGTGGACGCGCCGCCGTTCGTGTTCGATTTCGCCACCAGTGCGGTAGCGCGCGGCGAGATCGAGCTGCGTCGCCGCGCCGGCCAGCCGATTCCCGAAGGCTGGGGGGTGGATGCGGCGGGCGCGCCAACCACCGATCCGGCCGCGGTCGCCGACGGCGGCGCGATGCTGACCTTTGGCGGCCACAAGGGCTCGGCGCTGTCGGCGATGATCGAACTGATCGCCGGGCCGCTGATCGGCGACCTGACCAGCGCCGAATCGCTGGCCCACGACGCTGGCGCCGGCGCTTCGCCCTACCATGGCGAACTGATTCTGGCGCTCGATCCGGCGCGGTTCCTGGGCGCCGAGCGGGTCGCGCACATGGCACGCGCCGAGGCCTTCTTCGCCGCCTACCAGGACACCGGTGCGCGGCTGCCCTCGCAACGCCGCTATCAGGCGCGAGCGCGCAGCCTCCACGAGGGCGTGCGGATTCCGCGCGATCTGCATCGAGACCTACTGACGTTGCTGGAGTAA